Proteins encoded within one genomic window of Methanobacterium formicicum:
- a CDS encoding desulfoferrodoxin, whose amino-acid sequence MTEKGQIYRCDVCGNIVDVRCAGQGKLVCCEVPMELLKERQDDEGALKHRPLMEKTAQGVRVKVGEVAHPMEENHHIEWVELATGDQVFVQLLKPGDQPEAEFPVDPDTVTQIRSYCNIHGLWKS is encoded by the coding sequence ATGACGGAAAAAGGACAGATCTATCGCTGTGATGTTTGTGGAAATATTGTGGATGTGCGGTGTGCCGGCCAGGGTAAGCTGGTTTGCTGTGAAGTGCCCATGGAACTCTTGAAAGAAAGGCAGGATGATGAGGGGGCCCTGAAACACCGGCCACTTATGGAAAAAACAGCCCAGGGAGTGAGGGTTAAAGTGGGAGAAGTAGCCCATCCCATGGAGGAAAATCACCACATTGAGTGGGTGGAGCTAGCCACGGGTGACCAGGTTTTCGTCCAGCTTCTAAAACCCGGAGACCAGCCAGAAGCAGAATTTCCAGTTGATCCAGATACAGTAACCCAGATACGAAGCTACTGCAATATTCACGGGTTATGGAAGTCTTGA